A section of the Papio anubis isolate 15944 chromosome 16, Panubis1.0, whole genome shotgun sequence genome encodes:
- the AVP gene encoding vasopressin-neurophysin 2-copeptin, translated as MPDTMLPACFLGLLAFSSACYFQNCPRGGKRAMSDLELRQCLPCGPGGKGRCFGPSICCADELGCFVGTAEALRCQEENYLPSPCQSGQKACGSGGRCAAFGICCNDESCMTEPDCREGFHRRARASDRSNATQLDGPAGALLLRLVQLAGAPEPFEPAQPGVY; from the exons ATGCCCGACACCATGCTGCCCGCCTGCTTCCTCGGCCTACTGGCCTTCTCCTCCGCATGCTACTTCCAGAACTGCCCGAGGGGCGGCAAGAGGGCCATGTCCGACCTGGAGCTGAGACAG TGCCTCCCCTGCGGCCCCGGGGGCAAAGGCCGCTGCTTCGGGCCCAGCATCTGCTGCGCGGACGAGCTGGGCTGCTTTGTGGGCACAGCCGAGGCGCTGCGCTGCCAGGAGGAGAACTACCTGCCTTCGCCCTGCCAGTCCGGCCAGAAGGCGTGCGGGAGCGGGGGCCGCTGCGCCGCCTTCGGCATCTGCTGCAACGACG AGAGCTGCATGACGGAGCCCGACTGCCGCGAGGGCTTTCACCGCCGCGCCCGCGCCAGCGACCGGAGCAACGCCACGCAGCTGGACGGGCCAGCCGGGGCCTTGCTGCTGCGGCTGGTGCAGCTGGCCGGGGCGCCCGAGCCCTTCGAGCCCGCCCAGCCCGGCGTCTACTGA